One genomic segment of Mytilus trossulus isolate FHL-02 unplaced genomic scaffold, PNRI_Mtr1.1.1.hap1 h1tg000174l___fragment_2___debris__unscaffolded, whole genome shotgun sequence includes these proteins:
- the LOC134700844 gene encoding chitin synthase chs-2-like: protein MSMLMFLYSIGNLHVVSWGTREATPDTEVKKSTQKHKPEKDEKGYFCSLGDFFGCIFCPTNTYTKEDFLYTNMINKVDRIVKGEKVEDENDDTITTDGKGLTKNTDENSAIVENVDRSTIKDKNAWDDRKFKTENDEAYHLIADRHVKAIPKNETKFWKKCIRKYLKPINMSPTKEKKIQDDLLDLRNRVSLFVYLLNGVLVTVMYALTQVNVFENDLTITFSCGGRDDNKIVPIAILFAVVFGVLLSIQFICMLYHRFSTLIHVAANTDIWESEKSETTKIDEKIASRLVSAETHRSRKKTEISDKDRTVLDMNRSIIKQKETKFKQLSEIVEENMQKMKIDVDKMKSLEKLEGSVFQKRNSKIAERYAMKWKHHGKSFGSIVDRVLLNERNKKKSNADNCIDEEKTTTQSTPSILRKNQVDPADKEEIKRRQSVSSNDDDHIDNQRTRVGNDSNV from the exons ATGTCAATGCTGATGTTCCTTTACTCCATTGGTAATCTGCATGTTGTATCCTGGGGAACCAGAGAAGCTACACCAGACACAGAGGTCAAGAAATCAACCCAGAAGCATAAACCAGAAAAGGACGAAAAAGGCTACTTCTGTTCTCTTGGAGATTTTTTCGG TTGTATATTTTGTCCAACAAATACCTACACAAAAGAAGATTTTCTTTATACGAATATGATAAATAAAGTGGACAGAATAGTTAAAGGTGAAAAGGTTGAGGACGAAAATGATGATACAATTACCA CTGATGGAAAAGGTCTTACAAAGAATACAGATGAAAATTCAGCAATAGTAGAAAACGTGGATAGAAGTACAATAAAAGATAAGAATGCGTGGGATGACAGGAAATTCAAGACAGAAAATGACGAGGCATACCATTTGATAGCTGATAGACATGTCAAAGCAATTCCTAAAAACGAGAccaaattttggaaaaaatgtaTCAGGAAATATCTAAAACCCATCAACATGAGCCcgacaaaagaaaagaaaattcaagATGATCTACTTGACTTGCGCAACAGAGTCTCGTTATTTGTGTATCTTTTAAATGGCGTTTTAGTTACTGTCATGTATGCCCTGACCCAGGTTAATGTTTTCGAAAATGATTTGACAATTACATTCTCTTGTGGCGGACGAGACGATAATAAAATAGTTCCTATTGCCATTTTATTTGCTGTTGTATTTGGAGTTCTTCTTTCAATCCAGTTTATCTGTATGCTTTACCATAGGTTTTCAACACTGATACATGTTGCAGCCAATACCGATATCTGGGAAAGTGAAAAATCAGAAACGACAAAAATAGACGAAAAAATTGCGTCCCGTCTCGTATCTGCTGAAACCCATCGGTCGAGGAAAAAAACGGAAATATCCGACAAGGATAGAACCGTATTAGATATGAATAGAtcgataataaaacaaaaagaaacgaaaTTTAAACAACTATCGGAAATTGTTGAggaaaatatgcaaaaaatgaaaatcgaTGTGGATAAAATGAAGAGCCTTGAAAAACTTGAAGGCTCTGTTTTCCAGAAACGTAATAGCAAGATCGCGGAGCGATATGCAATGAAGTGGAAACACCACGGGAAATCATTCGGAAGTATTGTTGATCGGGTATTATTAAATGAacgcaataaaaaaaagtccaatGCTGATAATTGCATTGACGAAGAAAAAACAACGACGCAATCTACACCAAGTATCTTGAGGAAAAACCAGGTTGATCCGGCCGATAAAGAAGAGATAAAACGACGACAATCAGTATCGTCGAACGATGACGATCATATCGACAATCAAAGAACTCGCGTAGGAAATGACAGCAACGTCTAA